The DNA region CGTACCAAAGAAAAACCATCGGTATTCATTGGTGATCTTTTTGTAATGACTGCAAATGATGCTGCAAAGAATAATGATGATAGTATTGGTATTCCGGAAATATTAGGAAACTATGATTTAAATAAATTGGCAAATGCCATTGTTGATCTTGGCAGACCAAATCCTTTTATTGGTACACAGTTTGAACAATATCTTGGTAGAGAAATTCCATATCGCATGAAAGGGAAATTGCAAGCGCAGGGTCTTGCATTTGCATATTATCAAAGCCTTACCGAAAACGTAGGAATTGGAGCCACTTGGTTTGCCATGCATGTTTTTTCTCGTATAAATTTTATGTTAGCAGAAAATACGCTGGGTTTGACTACGGAACAAGTTCGAGAATTGGATGCGTTACGACGTTGCATGCAAAACTCAATTGGATTGGAGGCGCCAAAATGGAGTAAATCTGGTTTTTCTGATATCGATTTATATTTAAGGTTTGGCAATATTTGGAATTATACTTATAAATTTAGAAGAATTGATGCAGGCGTACGTACAGGTGTTATGATTCCAACTGGTGTGCGGCGAGATGCCAATAATCCCGCTTCTGTTCCTTTTGGTGGTGATGGTCATTGGGGGATATATTTAGCAAGTGATCTAGAAATAGAATTTAAAGAAGATTGGATTGCCGGTTTTTTATTCCGTTTTAATAAACGTTTTGGACGGAAAAAAATAGAACGACTTCCATTGGCAGGAGAGCAGCCATTATTTGGTGCGTTACTTGGAGAAGCTCATATAGATCCTGGTATTACTTTTATTTTTTGCCCTTATCTACGTTTTGAAGATATTCGAGATGGACTTGGCATTCAAGCAAAATATACGATAGTTACTCATTTTGATGATTTAATTAAAGATGCACGTGTAGGAACGCCTTCACCAGAACCAATGTTGCAACCATGGATTAATGTAACCGATTGGACTTCAGAATACTTGACTCTTAAAGTTTTTTATGATTTTGCTAGAGTGAGAGTTGATAAGTATTATGCACCAGTATTTTCATTAACATGGGATATTCCAATTCAATTTTTCTTAACTGAAAGAGTGAGCAAAACGAGTCGTGTTGCATTAGGAATTAAATTTAGCTTTTGATTAGCTAGGAGAGGTTCATGAGGTTTAAATTTTTACCGGCCAAGAGATTATTTCAGTTCTTTTCTAATGATGTTGCCATAGATTTAGGTACTGCTAATACGCTTGTTTATGTACGTAACCGCGGCATTGTATTAGATGAGCCTTCGGTGGTAGCAGTTAAAGCGAATACGAATCAAGTTTTAGCAGCAGGAAAAATGGCAAAGGATATGCTCGGAAAAACACCGGAAAGTATTATTGCTTGTCGTCCATTGCGTGATGGAGTGATCGCTAATTTTGAATTAGCCGAAAGTATGTTGCGTTATTTTATTCGCCGTGTTCATGATAATAGACGAACCTTAATTAGCCCACGTATGATCATTGGTGTTCCTTCTGGTATTACGCAAGTAGAGCGACGTGCTGTAGAAGATTCGGCAAAGCAAGCAGGTGCGCGTGAAGTTTATACAATAATGGAACCAATGGCTGCTGCTATAGGAGCGGGATTGCAGGTTCAAGATCCTTCAGGAACCATGATTGTTGATATTGGTGGCGGTACTACAGAAGTTGCTGTAATCACATTAAAGGATGTTGTTTTTTGTAGATCAGTGCGTGTTGGTGGTGATGAAATGGATCGTTCAATAGTGCAATATATTAAACGGAAATATAATTTGCTTATTGGTGAGCGTACTGCAGAACAAATTAAAATTTGTATTGGTACTGTAATGCCTGAAGCAGATTCTACGACTATGCAAGTTAAAGGCCGAGATTTAGTTACCGGTGTACCAAAAACCGTTCAATTAACAAGTTTGGAAGTACATGAAGCATTATTAGAAACTATAGCAACAATAGTTGAAGTAGTGCGTGTAGCCTTAGAAAATACACCGCCAGAATTATCTTCTGATTTAGTTGATCAAGGTATTACAATGGCTGGTGGTGGTTCATTATTGCGTGGACTTGATACTCTTATTTCTAAAGAAACTGGATTGCCAGTAAAATTAGCAGAAGATCCATTATTATCGGTAGTAAAAGGAGCAGGTAAAGTCCTAGAAGAATTAGATTTTTTTAAAGAAGCATTAATGTGAGGCTTTGTTGAAAAACATTCAAGGTATTCCGGTTAAAAAAAAATTTGGGCAACATTTTCTCCGTGATCAATCAATTGCTGATCATATGATTGAAGCAGTTTCATTAGATTCTTCATCTTCAGTATTAGAAATTGGTTGTGGAGATGGATTTTTAACCCGAACTATTTTGCAGGCACCAATTGTACGTCTCTGGGTTTTTGAAATTGATCCTGATTGGGTAAATTATGTAAAGGATACCATTCAAGATGATCGTTTAATGGTTTTTCAAGAAAATATTCTTGATATAGATTTTACAAGGTTAGAAGCACATAAGCCATGGGTTTTGCTTTCAAATTTACCCTATCAGATTACTTTTCCCATATTACATTTGATTAAAAAGCATAGTGATTTATTTGCAGAAGGTGTAGTAATGATGCAAGAAGAAGTTGCTCAAAAAATTTTGAAAACTTCAGGAAGAGGTTATGGCTATCCTTCTTTATTTTTTCAATATTATTTTGATTGGAAGCTATTAGATAAAATACCGCCAGATGCTTTTTTCCCACCACCGAAAGTTGATTCGCGTCTTTTATATTTTAAGCCTAAAAAATTTGTAGAGCCCATTGAACAAGAAACCGAATTTTGGAAATTTATCAAGGCTTGTTTTCATTACCCACGACGCACATTGAAAAATAATTTGCAACAATCTCATTATGATTTAAGTAGCCTTTCTCCCGAAAGGTTAGTATTACGTGCACAACAATTAAGTATGGAAGATTTTTTAAATATTTGGGAAAAAATTAGGCAATCGGGTATTTAAACCGTTGATGCCCCATGCGCTGTACGTTGCGATTAGATAACCACCGTTTTTTTCCATTCCGTTTAGCTTCATTAATTTTAGCATTATATATTTTTTTGTTAAAATTATCGGGTCTATATAATTCAGCTTTTTCTTTTGCCATTGTTAATTGTTCTACGGTTAAGAAAGGTAAAAAATATTCTTTTTTACTCAAAAAGTCATAAGCAATTAATTGTTCATAACTTGGGTGTACTTCTACAGAGATATTTTTAGTATTTGGTAAATGCTGCTGCAATTGAGATACGATATAAGGAATTATAATTGCCAAAGGCAATGGATAAAGAGGAAAATTTTTACGAAAATTGACTGGTGTCCATCCAAAAGACCATAATTCAGAATGGCCAGGATCAGCAGTGCGTAAATGCTTACGTTTTTTTATTGCAATCATACGTTCATCAGCAGTTTGTGGTTTGCGGTCTTTAGTTAATGCTGGTCTTTTCATCCGAATATTAATTTGCACTAATTTTTCTGATACAGGAAAATCGGATCTTTTTTTAAAGATGCGATTAGAAAACATACGATTTACCGAAAAGCAATCCATTCTTTGTACGCGGTCACCATAAGAATAACAATGGTAAATTTTTTTGAATATTGAACTATTTATTAAATAATCCGTTTCTGGCAAAATTGGTACACCAATTAGAATGAGTTCATCAATAATTATTTTTTCTTCTTTTTTATATCCTTCAGATTTATATATTTCAGCAAGCTTCAAAGCTACGTTGCCACCATGGCTATAGCTTACAATGCGTATTTTAGGTTTTACACTTTTTTGTTTTATATTAGGTAATTCCTTGAGAAGTTGATCATAAAAAATTTTTGCTTCAAGATAACGCATGCGAGGGCTTAATAAACCAGACCAACCAAAAGTATAATATTGATTTTTCATTTGTTGGCCGGCATGCAAATACATATCATCAAATAATTGTGCATAAGCTGAAGCGGCAGCGCCTTTTTGAATAAGTGAAGCATTAATTTTATGTAAACCAAGATCTTGCATGGGATGATGTTGATAAAAAAATTGATCTCGTCGTGTTAGCTCTATGGTATGTGCATAAGTAGTATTCGCAATCTTATCTCTAACAAATTTGACTACGTTTGGAATATTTAAATATGGCTTAACGCTAATAATACCGTGTATAAATATAGTTATCCATTCTTCTAATTGAGCAATATTTTCTACTATTTTTTTATCTTCTAAAATAATTGATTGGGATGGTGCCAAAGATTCTTTTTCTTGAAGTTCTTGTTGTCGTGGCACTAAAGAAAGAGTGATCAATAACAAAATTAATAAGGATAATTTTTTTGCAGCAATTGTTTTCATATATCCAATGGCTTTAATGTATAGAGCCTCTCTTTCATAGTTTAATATAGCGTTCTCCATCACTATGTATACACAATAATTTTATCATTCTGCAATCATCTTTAATAATTTAAAAATAAAAATGAGATATTTTACTCTTTTATAAAGCGAGGGATAATAAATCGTAAAAATAATGGCATTAAAGAAAGAGAGCTTAATAATATAAGTGCTAAAATAATTAAGGGAGAAAAAATATCCTGCAATTTGTTAACATGTTTTAGCTGTTCACCTAAAAAAG from Candidatus Babeliales bacterium includes:
- a CDS encoding rod shape-determining protein, coding for MRFKFLPAKRLFQFFSNDVAIDLGTANTLVYVRNRGIVLDEPSVVAVKANTNQVLAAGKMAKDMLGKTPESIIACRPLRDGVIANFELAESMLRYFIRRVHDNRRTLISPRMIIGVPSGITQVERRAVEDSAKQAGAREVYTIMEPMAAAIGAGLQVQDPSGTMIVDIGGGTTEVAVITLKDVVFCRSVRVGGDEMDRSIVQYIKRKYNLLIGERTAEQIKICIGTVMPEADSTTMQVKGRDLVTGVPKTVQLTSLEVHEALLETIATIVEVVRVALENTPPELSSDLVDQGITMAGGGSLLRGLDTLISKETGLPVKLAEDPLLSVVKGAGKVLEELDFFKEALM
- the rsmA gene encoding 16S rRNA (adenine(1518)-N(6)/adenine(1519)-N(6))-dimethyltransferase RsmA → MKNIQGIPVKKKFGQHFLRDQSIADHMIEAVSLDSSSSVLEIGCGDGFLTRTILQAPIVRLWVFEIDPDWVNYVKDTIQDDRLMVFQENILDIDFTRLEAHKPWVLLSNLPYQITFPILHLIKKHSDLFAEGVVMMQEEVAQKILKTSGRGYGYPSLFFQYYFDWKLLDKIPPDAFFPPPKVDSRLLYFKPKKFVEPIEQETEFWKFIKACFHYPRRTLKNNLQQSHYDLSSLSPERLVLRAQQLSMEDFLNIWEKIRQSGI